A stretch of Methanosphaerula palustris E1-9c DNA encodes these proteins:
- a CDS encoding NosD domain-containing protein yields the protein MSVVLGLLVAGLFLISSASAVDVTGPVVIDSPGTYELQKDITSTSEPVCIEIRSSDVKLEGNGHIISGNDVSNSCGVLVHGSSALSNVTVRNIVVKDWYFGVYFWNVKSSSIRNVDARSDYFGISLNPGTGVSITGNILRGNTHGLVLTSSTGTTITDNHIFGNEGDGISIVSSSGNTITNNELNNAKNVGFVGSTGSNTWSGSVTSGRNIIGGPVTGGNYWATPAGDGFSQVNVDKEENGISTVPYTLKSGNVDQCPLVMESEDGAVSNVTAKPVTTKPTTTANVSPNTTSTTSSSTFQVPYVGHILPSQIEAEDYDMGGEGVGYHYSGSSNKYSIYRVGGVKIERNATEKFYYVSNLKYGDWLKYTVSVPQDGTYQLTFRAAAVSDKQYVVVTDDNDKSVSAAAWLRQTLSMDRFATSPAVSIHLTKGTHVLKVFSYGNENIDSFTLSR from the coding sequence ATGAGTGTGGTGCTGGGACTGCTCGTCGCCGGGTTGTTCCTCATCTCTTCAGCATCGGCAGTCGACGTAACTGGACCGGTGGTGATCGACAGCCCTGGGACCTATGAACTGCAGAAGGATATCACCAGCACCAGCGAACCAGTCTGCATTGAGATTCGATCCTCTGATGTCAAACTTGAAGGAAACGGCCACATAATTTCGGGGAATGATGTCAGCAACTCGTGCGGTGTCCTCGTACACGGCTCGTCCGCCCTGAGCAATGTGACAGTCCGCAATATTGTGGTCAAGGACTGGTACTTCGGTGTCTACTTCTGGAACGTCAAATCGAGTTCCATCCGGAATGTTGACGCCAGAAGCGACTACTTTGGTATCTCCTTAAACCCGGGTACTGGTGTCTCGATCACAGGCAACATCCTGCGCGGCAACACCCACGGGCTTGTGCTCACCTCCTCGACTGGGACGACCATCACCGATAATCATATCTTTGGGAATGAGGGTGATGGGATCTCCATCGTCTCATCCTCAGGGAACACCATCACCAACAATGAACTGAACAATGCCAAGAATGTCGGGTTCGTCGGGTCGACCGGGTCCAACACCTGGAGTGGATCGGTGACCAGCGGCAGAAATATCATTGGGGGACCAGTTACTGGCGGAAATTACTGGGCAACGCCGGCAGGGGATGGATTCTCCCAGGTCAATGTGGATAAGGAAGAGAACGGTATCTCCACCGTTCCTTACACACTGAAGTCCGGCAATGTGGACCAGTGCCCGCTCGTGATGGAGTCAGAGGACGGTGCTGTATCGAACGTCACTGCAAAGCCGGTCACGACCAAGCCGACCACCACGGCGAATGTCTCTCCGAACACCACGTCGACCACTTCATCATCTACATTCCAGGTCCCCTATGTCGGACACATTCTCCCGTCCCAGATCGAGGCAGAGGACTATGATATGGGTGGTGAAGGGGTGGGGTACCACTACTCTGGTTCATCCAACAAGTACAGCATCTACCGTGTTGGTGGGGTGAAGATCGAGCGGAATGCCACTGAAAAGTTCTACTATGTTTCGAATCTCAAGTACGGTGACTGGTTGAAGTACACCGTGTCTGTTCCCCAGGATGGCACCTATCAACTCACCTTCCGCGCAGCGGCGGTCTCGGACAAGCAGTACGTAGTCGTCACCGATGATAACGATAAATCGGTCAGTGCCGCGGCCTGGCTCCGGCAGACCCTGAGTATGGACCGTTTCGCTACCTCTCCAGCAGTGTCGATCCATCTGACCAAGGGCACCCATGTGTTGAAGGTCTTCTCGTACGGGAACGAGAACATCGATTCCTTCACACTCTCCCGTTGA